One Spinacia oleracea cultivar Varoflay chromosome 4, BTI_SOV_V1, whole genome shotgun sequence DNA segment encodes these proteins:
- the LOC110786911 gene encoding uncharacterized protein, with amino-acid sequence MASDQEEDDFLGYSDDEGDGANTESDSDDDGPTAVDENGDFDEELNEEPQQVPNDEDVAEQQTEAVSSSHLQVVPYLFDLNMPSHEESTSSQHQSDTTAQVHQKPRTPRISNELRLKILLFLLCRKNVGKETLIHGTVDLAVKEYGYTRRTIGGIWNKAKKQKATMNSYVVQNKYHNCGRKRIQVTYEQVASIGMGDRTCIRDLAQMLNLGPTTVWRMVKRKLIKPHSSPLHPGISDDCKMARVRWVLRLIMDISIPHEPTYYSMFDFIHIDEKWFYLTQKNQRVYLANNEPFPHRTAKSRTKIPKFMFMAAVARPRWGEDGQCEFDGKIGIFPFTDSIAAKRTSKNRVKGTIETKPIKSVNQIATRGMLINNIIPAIKEKWPPHVGEKVIYIIQDNAKAHILQADPEWQQHFQQDGFTFVLTQQPPNSPDCNILDL; translated from the exons atggcttcagatcaagaAGAGGATGATTTCCTCGGTTATTCTGATGATGAAGGAGACGGCGCAAATACGGAATCCGACTCGGATGATGATGGACCCACTGCTGTTGATGAAAATGGGGATTTTGATGAAG AGCTTAACGAGGAACCACAACAAGTGCCAAATGATGAGGATGTGGCAGAACAACAAACTGAAGCAGTAAGTTCATCACATCTACAAGTGGTCccttatttatttgatttgaacATGCCATCACATGAAGAATCAACATCATCTCAACATCAATCAGACACAACAGCACAAGTTCATCAAAAGCCTAGAACACCAAGAATAAGTAATGAATTGAGGCTGAAAATATTGTTGTTCTTGCTTTGTAGAAAGAATGTAGGGAAAGAAACCCTTATTCATGGGACAGTTGATTTGGCAGTTAAGGAGTATGGTTACACAAGGAGAACCATAGGTGGGATATGGAACAAGGCAAAGAAACAGAAGGCAACAATGAACTCATATGTTGTGCAAAACAAATATCACAATTGTGGCAGAAAGAGAATTCAAGTGACATATGAACAAGTTGCATCAATAGGCATGGGGGATAGAACATGCATTAGAGATCTTGCACAGATGCTCAATTTGGGACCAACAACAGTTTGGAGGATGGTTAAGAGGAAGCTGATTAAACCCCACTCAAGCCCCTTGCATCCAGGAATTTCAGATGATTGCAAGATGGCAAGGGTGAGGTGGGTACTTAGACTGATAATGGATATCTCTATACCACATGAACCAACATATTACAGCATGTTTGATTTCATTCACATAGATGAGAAGTGGTTTTATCTAACACAGAAAAATCAAAGAGTGTATCTTGCAAACAATGAACCATTTCCACACAGAACAGCAAAGTCAAgaacaaaaattccaaagttCATGTTCATGGCAGCCGTAGCAAGACCAAGGTGGGGTGAAGATGGACAATGTGAGTTTGATGGCAAAATAGGCATTTTTCCATTCACAGATTCAATAGCAGCCAAGAGAACATCAAAAAACAGAGTAAAGGGGACAATTGAGACTAAACCAATCAAGTCAGTCAATCAAATTGCAACAAGGGGCATGCTCATCAACAACATAATCCCAGCAATCAAAGAAAAGTGGCCACCACATGTAGGAGAAAAGGTCATCTACATAATTCAAGACAATGCTAAGGCACACATATTGCAAGCTGATCCAGAATGGCAACAACACTTTCAACAAGATGGGTTTACATTTGTATTGACTCAACAACCACCAAACAGTCCAGATTGCAACATATTGGACTTATGA